Genomic window (Desulforapulum autotrophicum HRM2):
CCGAGTTATCCATGGCGATGAGAAGCTTGTCTGTGATGGGTTCCACACCGGCAAAAAACAAGGGGAGATCCCCCATGGATACCATTATCTTATCGGCCACGCTGCCCATCAACAGCCCTGGCACCTTTGTAAACCCCCGACGCCTGGCCACTACGGCAGTGTATCCCCTGGCGGCCTCGGCAATGATATCCCTGGCCACTCCTTTTACCCGGTTCTCAACCTTGACAACCACATCTTCGGGCTGGAACCCGGAGGTCCTGAGCATGGCAAGGCTCTTTTCCATAAATTGGTCTATGGACTGCCGGTTATGGGCCTCCCAGGAAGCCATGTGGGTTGATCTTCCCCCCATCATGGGCTCATTGCTCAAATCCCAGTAATAATCAGGAATTTTGTGAAATACGTTAAAAAGGACCATCTGCATACCCTTTAAAGGGGCAAACCCTGCAATGTAACGAATGGTGTTCAACGACCTGTCAGAGCCATCCACCAAAACCAGTATTTTCTTTTTTTCACCAACGTTTTTTTCCATTTTTGTCTCCTTGTTACTCGATGTTTGCCAGATTGATGTTAAGCTCATATTCCGAAGATCCTGAAATCCTTTTCACCTTAAAGCCAAGTTTCTTGCCAAGCTTAAGCATCTGGACGTTCTCGGCAATGACCAGACCCCAAACGGTTTCAAGGCCTTTTTGCTTTGCAATTTTGAGGCAGCGCTTTAAAAGAGACGCCCCGAGACCCTTACCCTGCCACTGGTCTGCAACCACCACGGCAAACTCAGCCGTTCGTCCGTTGGATTCAGAAATAACCCTGCCAACCCCTGTCATCCGCTCACCCTGGGGGGTATCCATGAGGGCAATCAGGGCCACCTCCCGGTCGTAATCGATCTGGGTCATCTTGATGAGCTGGGCCCTGGACAGCTGCTTCATGGGAAAGAAGAAACGCTGGTAAATGCTCCTGGGGGACAGTGAATTGAAATGTTCGATCATGAGATTGGCATCCTCAGGACGGATGGGCCGAATGCGAATACGATTTCCGTCAACAGTCGTGTCCTCTGTCTCCTGCTCCCAGGGATAGGACGAAATTACAAGGTGCATGGGTGACAGAATGTCGACGGGTTTTATCACCACCCTTGCATCCACTGCCAGCAAATGTCCCTGGCTCACCAGAACCGGGTTGATGTCCAGTTCGTCAATCTCGGGAAAATCGGTGACCAGCCGCCCCAGGCGAATCAGGATATCTTCCACCAGGGTTATATTTACAGCACTTATATTGCGGAAGCCCTCAAACACCCGGGAAATTTTCGTATCAGAGACAAGGGTCTTTGCAAGGGCGACATTCAGCGGGGGCAACCCAATGGCCGTATCCCTGAACACCTCGGTAAGTACGCCGCCCATGCCAAACAAAAGCACCGGGCCAAATGAAGCGTCTTTTTTTGCCCCGAAAATGAGTTCATAGTCACCGGCAGGTGCCATGGGTTGTACCGTTACCCCAAGGATATGGGCCGTGGGGTCATACTCAACCACCGATGCCATGATGTCCTGGAACCCCTGGCGTACCTCTTTTTCACCCATCAGATTAAGCTTTACGCCACCAACGTCAGATTTGTGGAGCAGATCCCTGGAACAAACCTTAAGGGCCACGGAAGAGCCCATTTGTCCGGCAAGTTCAGCGGCTTTATCCGCTGTTTCGGCAAGCAGGCAGGCGTTGACGGGAATGCCGTAGGCCCTGAGAAGATCCTTGGCCTCTACCTCGGTAAATTCCATGTTATTTTCTGCAAGGGCGGCCTTGATGATGCCTGCGGCCCGTTCCCGGTCGATGAGAAGCCGGCGGTCCCTGCGGATGGGAATCTCGTTGAGCATATCCAGATTATTCCCATACCGGTAAAGGTTCATAAAGGCCCTTACCCCCCTTTCCGGCGAGTCATAGGTGACAACACCTGCCTCGTTGAAGATTTTCCTGGCCTTGTCAATGTTGGTCCCACCCATCCATGCGGTGAAAACAGGAAAAGTACTCTCCTTTAAAAACTGTGCCAGGGGAGTCGCCAGGGTGGTGGCATCAAACAAACCCACGGGTGCAAAGATCAAAAGCAACCCATCGGTCTCTTCAGCCTCAATGCAAATTCTTGCCGCTTCCATGTATTGTTCCGGTGAGGTATCGCCAAGGATATCCACGGGATTCTGGCGACTCCAGCCCTGGGGAAGGATGGCGTCAAGCTTGGACAAGGTTTCCCGGCTCAACAGGGCCGGTTCAACCCCTTGGCGCTCTAAGGCATCCACGGCCATGACCCCGGGTCCGCCTGCATTGCTCACAACGGCAAGCCGACCACCTTTAGGCCGCTGCAGTTTGGCCAGAAATTCTGCACAGTCAAATAATTCCTCAAAATCGTTCACCCTGAGGATGCCGGCCCGCCTGAAGGCAGCGTCATAGATGGCATCATCGCCTGCCATGGCCCCGGTGTGGGAGGCTGCAGCCCTGGCGCCTGCTGCAGACCGCCCCGATTTCAAGGCAATGATGGGTTTAATTCTGGAAACACTCCTTGCTGCACTCATGAAGTTACGGATATTCGTGATGTTCTCAACGTACATCACGATGCTGTCCACCTCCTTGATGGTGCCAAGATAATCAATCATGTCGGCAAAATCCACATCCGCCATGGATCCAAGGCTTACAAAATGGCTGAAGCCCACCTTTTCCCGCATGGCAAGGTCAAGCACCGAGGTGCACACGGCCCCGCTCTGGGAAAGAAAGGCGATCCTGCCCGGCAGGGGCAACTGGTGGGCAAAACTGGCATTCAGGTTGACGGCGGTGTTGATAATGCCAAGACAGTTGGGGCCGATGACCCGGATGCCCGAAGGCTTTGCAGCGTCAAGGATTGAACGCTCGATTGCCACACCTGGGGCTCCGGTCTCCTTGCCCCCGGCCGAGATGACGACACACCCTGCAATGGACGCCTTTGCGCAATCCGCAACAATCTCGGGCGCCATTGCAATGGGGGTTGCCACCACAGCAAGATCCGTCTCCCGGTTGATGGCACCCACGTTGGGAAATGCAGTAATCCCCATGATGGTCTTATGGTTTGGGTTCACAGGATAGATATTTCCTTTATAACCCTTTTCCACGAGGTTTTTCATGATGGATTCGCCCACACTCCCCTTACGTTCACTGGCACCGATTACGGCGATGGACGCTGCATTAAACATCCGATGTAAATTAAGCGTGCCCATTGATTTTACCCCTGTATTTTTTTATATGAAACACTCGTCAAAGCATTGTCAATGAAGGTGTTTCAAAATTCATTGAGGCCGAAGCAGATACCATACTCCGGCCATGCCGGATAGTTAGTCACGGGGAGAAAATTTTCACCCTTCCCCGGTTAGATATCTATTATCATAACAAGATCCATGCCAAGGGACGTAGACTTTAAATCGCCTGGGCCACGGGCATGGAATCAGAGGTTTGCATGCCCGGGGGCACAGACTTCAAACCGACCACCCTGTTTGCTGTTTACAAAGTGTAAAGGAAACTGACAGGACCACCCTTTCCTGCCCTGCCCCATTAAATAATTGATTTTGAAAGTTGAAAGGGGTATTGATACCCCATGGATGCCCATACCCTGTTTATCATAGACGATGAAGAAACCATCAGGGACAGCCTTGCCTTTGCCCTGGAATCCACCTACACCCTTCAAACCTTTGAAACAGGCCAGGAGGCCCTTGCCGTTATCCCAAAAAACCCGCCGGATCTGATCCTCCTTGACATCGGTCTTCCAGACATCTCGGGCATTGAAGTGCTGCAACAAATTAAGGGGACCCATCCAGGCATTCCCGTGATCATGATCACGGCCTTTGAAGAGATTACCACCGTCATAACGGCCATGAAATCCGGGGCCTACGACTATCTTGTAAAACCCCTGCATATGGACGCCCTTGAAATCGTCATCGCCAATGCCCTTGAAACGGTCAGCCTCAAAAAGGAGGTCAAAGGCCTCCAGGAACAGCTCATCCAGGAGAATCTACCCTGCTTTATCGGGGAGAGCGAGGTGATCCAGGAGATGCTGACCTTTGTGGATACGGTGGCCAAAAGTCCGGATACGCCCATCCTCATCCTCGGCGAGACCGGCACGGGCAAAGAGCTGATTGCAAGCGCCGTTCACCATCGGAGCCCAAACTTCCGGAGTAATTTTGTCACGGTGAACTGTGCGGCCATTCCCAGGGACCTGATCGAGAGCGAAATCTTCGGATACGAACGGGGTGCCTTTTCAGGAGCAAACCCCAACGGCAAACGGGGACTCATTGAGGATGCCCACAGGGGCACCCTGTTCCTGGATGAGATTGGAGATCTGAGCCTTAAAGCCCAGGCAGCGCTTTTGCGGTTCCTTGAAACCGGAGAATTTTACAGAATAGGCGGCACCCGGAAACACCACGTCCAGGCCAGAATCGTTTCCGCCACCAACAAGGACCTCGAACAGATGATCCAGGCCGAAACCTTCAGGCGGGATCTCTTCTTTCGCATCGGAGTAATCAAGCTTGAGATTCCCTCACTCAACGAACGGCGCTCGGACATCCTTTCCCTTGCCACCTTTTTCCTTGAACAATTCAACCGAAAATTTTCCAAAAAAGTAACCACTTTTTCAGAACAGGCCCTGCAAGCCATAATGACCCACCACTGGACCGGCAACGTCCGGGAACTTAAAAACATCATGGAAAGGGGTGTGCTTGTGGCAAAGGGAACCACCCTCACCCCCGGGGACCTCGGGTTCTCGGAAAAACCATCCAACGGTTCCAACGCCGACACCATGTTTGCCCCCCTTACCACCGACGGCATTGACCTGCCCCTTTTACGCCAGGAGATGGATAAATTTTATATCAAAGAATCCTTGACCCTCACCAACGGCAACGAAAGCCAGGCGGCAAAGCTTCTCAATATTAACCACCACACCTTTCGCTACCATCGAAAAAAATGCATGGACACGGATCAGGGAGAGGATAATAATCAGGGAGATGGTAGTTGAACCTCTGTCGTGGTAAATCCCAGACATCTATTCCAGACACCTTCAAGGCGATCAGCCGCCTGCTGATCAAGGAGAGCCGGCTTGAACCGCTGCTCAAAAATGTGGCAGAACGACTGAAAAATGCCCGCCTGTACGATGGGGTGTTTATCTGGACAGCGGAAAAAGCGGACATTCAAGAAACCGCATGGGGAACATCAACCGGCCCCCTTTACGCCCAGGGATTATTTATGACCCTGCCGCAACCGGCCTGCATCCGGGGTGTGGCAACCCATGGCACGCCTTTGACACTTATCCGGGACGAACCGACATGCTCCAGCTGCCCAGTCTGCCCGATCTGCCCGGGGTGGGCATCCCTTGTCATCCCCCTTCTTTTTAAAGGTGAGTTCTACGGGATTCTCTTTGTCACCCTCCCCAGCGAAGTGATTGCCGTGAACACAGAGGTGGCGTTTCTCGTGGAGGTCGGTGAAAACATTGCGGCATGCCTTAACCGAATGAACCAGGAGGCTCTTCACCGCACAACCGCCACTGCCCTTTTAAAACGCAGCCTTGAACTTGAATACTTCCACAATTTTGCAAGAATCACGGAGCAGCCCGATACGGACCTTGAAACCATCCTGCAACGGGGGGTTGACCTGATCCCGGCCTCCATGGACCGCCCAGACCTTGCGGCAGCAGCCCTGGTTCTCAACGACACCCACCAGCGATTCACCACCCCCAATTTCACCAGGGATAACCCCATGGTTGAAAACCCGATTTTTGTCGATGGCAAGGCGGTGGGAGTGCTGACCGTATGCTACCCATCCCCTGCCGGCCAGGGCCCAGAATTGACCTTTCTAAAAGAAGAGGAAAAACTCCTGGGCTCCATCTCGTTAAGAATGGGCAAGATCATTGAGAGAAAAAGGGGACGGATCGCCCTTGAACGGAGCGAACAACGGTTCCGTGACCTTACAAACAATGCCGTTACTGGCATCGCTATTCTCCAGGACCAACAAATCGTATTCCAAAATCCTGAATACACAAAAATCTTTGGCCCTCTTTCCCACAGCCCAACCCTGTTCCTGGACGCAGGGGTTCACCCGGATGATAAGAAAAAAACACGCTTGTTCCACGAAACCATCACCCGGTACGACTTTACCACCCTTTGCGTTGACTTTAGAATCGCCTCCCTCCTTTCCCAGGACGGCACACCAAAGATCACCTCGGTCTTCTGCAGGGCAGCCATGACCGAATTCAGGGAAAAGCCTGCCGTACTTCTCAACGTAATGGACATGACCAAGCCAAGGGAGCTTGAAAATCTGCTCAGGATTCAGGACAAGATGACCTCCCTTGGCCGCGTTGCTGCAGGCATTGCCCACGAAATCCGA
Coding sequences:
- a CDS encoding bifunctional acetate--CoA ligase family protein/GNAT family N-acetyltransferase, with translation MGTLNLHRMFNAASIAVIGASERKGSVGESIMKNLVEKGYKGNIYPVNPNHKTIMGITAFPNVGAINRETDLAVVATPIAMAPEIVADCAKASIAGCVVISAGGKETGAPGVAIERSILDAAKPSGIRVIGPNCLGIINTAVNLNASFAHQLPLPGRIAFLSQSGAVCTSVLDLAMREKVGFSHFVSLGSMADVDFADMIDYLGTIKEVDSIVMYVENITNIRNFMSAARSVSRIKPIIALKSGRSAAGARAAASHTGAMAGDDAIYDAAFRRAGILRVNDFEELFDCAEFLAKLQRPKGGRLAVVSNAGGPGVMAVDALERQGVEPALLSRETLSKLDAILPQGWSRQNPVDILGDTSPEQYMEAARICIEAEETDGLLLIFAPVGLFDATTLATPLAQFLKESTFPVFTAWMGGTNIDKARKIFNEAGVVTYDSPERGVRAFMNLYRYGNNLDMLNEIPIRRDRRLLIDRERAAGIIKAALAENNMEFTEVEAKDLLRAYGIPVNACLLAETADKAAELAGQMGSSVALKVCSRDLLHKSDVGGVKLNLMGEKEVRQGFQDIMASVVEYDPTAHILGVTVQPMAPAGDYELIFGAKKDASFGPVLLFGMGGVLTEVFRDTAIGLPPLNVALAKTLVSDTKISRVFEGFRNISAVNITLVEDILIRLGRLVTDFPEIDELDINPVLVSQGHLLAVDARVVIKPVDILSPMHLVISSYPWEQETEDTTVDGNRIRIRPIRPEDANLMIEHFNSLSPRSIYQRFFFPMKQLSRAQLIKMTQIDYDREVALIALMDTPQGERMTGVGRVISESNGRTAEFAVVVADQWQGKGLGASLLKRCLKIAKQKGLETVWGLVIAENVQMLKLGKKLGFKVKRISGSSEYELNINLANIE
- a CDS encoding GAF domain-containing sensor histidine kinase, with the protein product MNLCRGKSQTSIPDTFKAISRLLIKESRLEPLLKNVAERLKNARLYDGVFIWTAEKADIQETAWGTSTGPLYAQGLFMTLPQPACIRGVATHGTPLTLIRDEPTCSSCPVCPICPGWASLVIPLLFKGEFYGILFVTLPSEVIAVNTEVAFLVEVGENIAACLNRMNQEALHRTTATALLKRSLELEYFHNFARITEQPDTDLETILQRGVDLIPASMDRPDLAAAALVLNDTHQRFTTPNFTRDNPMVENPIFVDGKAVGVLTVCYPSPAGQGPELTFLKEEEKLLGSISLRMGKIIERKRGRIALERSEQRFRDLTNNAVTGIAILQDQQIVFQNPEYTKIFGPLSHSPTLFLDAGVHPDDKKKTRLFHETITRYDFTTLCVDFRIASLLSQDGTPKITSVFCRAAMTEFREKPAVLLNVMDMTKPRELENLLRIQDKMTSLGRVAAGIAHEIRNPLSGINIYLKSLEKYALERNAETEGKIISKIQSASNRIESVIKRVMDFSKPGELKPISVDVNKPVQNAIDLAAVTLRKSGVKIETDLGTALPLCRLDSPMIEQVMLNLITNAAEAMKTLAPGTKTIAITTQCLDRQQVVIQVEDSGPGISQIHRERIFDPFYTTKNSSGIGLSICQRIINDHKGTLNLHKSRLGGAGFMIQIPVKQQEFKPAKGV
- a CDS encoding sigma-54-dependent transcriptional regulator, translated to MDAHTLFIIDDEETIRDSLAFALESTYTLQTFETGQEALAVIPKNPPDLILLDIGLPDISGIEVLQQIKGTHPGIPVIMITAFEEITTVITAMKSGAYDYLVKPLHMDALEIVIANALETVSLKKEVKGLQEQLIQENLPCFIGESEVIQEMLTFVDTVAKSPDTPILILGETGTGKELIASAVHHRSPNFRSNFVTVNCAAIPRDLIESEIFGYERGAFSGANPNGKRGLIEDAHRGTLFLDEIGDLSLKAQAALLRFLETGEFYRIGGTRKHHVQARIVSATNKDLEQMIQAETFRRDLFFRIGVIKLEIPSLNERRSDILSLATFFLEQFNRKFSKKVTTFSEQALQAIMTHHWTGNVRELKNIMERGVLVAKGTTLTPGDLGFSEKPSNGSNADTMFAPLTTDGIDLPLLRQEMDKFYIKESLTLTNGNESQAAKLLNINHHTFRYHRKKCMDTDQGEDNNQGDGS
- a CDS encoding universal stress protein — its product is MEKNVGEKKKILVLVDGSDRSLNTIRYIAGFAPLKGMQMVLFNVFHKIPDYYWDLSNEPMMGGRSTHMASWEAHNRQSIDQFMEKSLAMLRTSGFQPEDVVVKVENRVKGVARDIIAEAARGYTAVVARRRGFTKVPGLLMGSVADKIMVSMGDLPLFFAGVEPITDKLLIAMDNSESAMKAVQFVGDIAAPSGYKVTLLHVIRENEIFSDENFGDNAEGRGVMLNVFENARSILLEKGFKDENVQDKVITGAGSRAGSIARFATEEGFSTIFMGRQGISRIKEFFLGRVSKKVIYAANRHTVCLV